From Thermomonas sp. XSG, one genomic window encodes:
- a CDS encoding DUF4123 domain-containing protein, giving the protein MNTECIAPEGGPADGSAGSPRATTQGGNFFVIGQGQYEQLQQAVFGQRQRPVFAVLDGAIIDDLPARLGKHAPDAMCLFSGDLDPMLAAAAPYLLPLAPDTAATRLALLEGWNAHWGIVLVADPGTDIYSLRAHLRRVLRVSTPGGASMLFRFYDPRAFRSVVPTFDPAQRKAFFGPIHGCYTEGRSSDSALYFARDGLEAPNQLSLAAAA; this is encoded by the coding sequence ATGAACACGGAATGCATCGCGCCGGAAGGGGGACCGGCCGATGGCTCGGCGGGTTCGCCCCGCGCCACTACACAAGGCGGAAACTTCTTCGTGATCGGCCAGGGACAGTACGAACAATTGCAGCAGGCGGTGTTCGGGCAGCGCCAGCGCCCGGTTTTTGCGGTACTCGACGGCGCGATCATCGACGATCTGCCGGCACGCCTCGGCAAGCACGCACCGGACGCGATGTGCCTGTTCTCCGGCGACCTCGATCCGATGCTCGCCGCGGCGGCACCCTACCTGCTGCCGCTGGCGCCGGATACAGCGGCCACCCGCCTGGCACTGCTGGAGGGGTGGAACGCGCACTGGGGAATCGTCCTGGTCGCCGACCCCGGCACCGACATCTACTCGTTGCGGGCGCATCTGCGGCGCGTGTTGCGCGTCAGCACCCCCGGCGGCGCCTCGATGCTGTTCCGCTTCTACGATCCGCGCGCTTTCCGCAGCGTCGTTCCCACCTTCGACCCCGCCCAGCGCAAGGCATTCTTCGGCCCCATCCACGGCTGCTACACCGAGGGCCGCAGCAGCGACAGCGCGCTGTATTTCGCCCGCGACGGCCTCGAGGCCCCGAACCAGCTGTCGCTGGCCGCGGCCGCCTAG
- a CDS encoding ShlB/FhaC/HecB family hemolysin secretion/activation protein, with amino-acid sequence MRMDFRIAQRRNLLAAALLLACAPLAQAADEAAATGQSAPPQQAQALPEPQMAAQAHASFVLQAVEFVGVSGVPESELQAAVADRIGQQVTLQDLEQLAAKAAAVYRAHGYALVQVFVPVQEVVDGRVRLNVVEGALGQVSIDIAPAAPIQQERVAKTLAILTPGKPLNNRDYERAMLLLSDLPGIKPQSAITVGAASGASDLTVQVGARDRVNYGLELDNFGTRDSGRLRLTGSLRWASPFERGDNLDLRVMAAEGMHTAFGRISYESPVGYSGLRLGGGLARVQYELGGPFAALQPTGVGEVADLSFSYPLIRQRGTNLFLRGGFDDKRLTDRFEAVGFRTRKRIHGATLGLSLERRDRWAGGGYTSLNAQAYHGRLDIRDAMGELFDRPPFGYGTEGSFSKFSLQFARLQYLAPKLSLFVGGGMQRASKNLDTYEKLSLGGPKAVRAYATGEVLVDDGWLATMEFRFALRPEMTLFAFIDAARGDQFHDPRPFDGDLSRNLRGHGLGFNWSKPGNVTVNLSVAWRDTAAGVTDGGDRNPRVYWSIQKAF; translated from the coding sequence ATGAGAATGGATTTCCGCATCGCGCAGCGGCGCAATCTGCTGGCGGCAGCGTTGCTGCTGGCCTGCGCGCCGCTGGCCCAGGCAGCGGACGAGGCGGCTGCGACAGGTCAGTCCGCGCCGCCACAGCAGGCGCAGGCATTGCCGGAACCACAGATGGCCGCGCAGGCACACGCGAGCTTCGTGCTGCAGGCGGTGGAGTTCGTCGGCGTGAGCGGGGTGCCGGAGTCGGAACTGCAGGCGGCGGTGGCTGATCGCATCGGCCAGCAGGTGACCCTGCAGGACCTGGAGCAACTGGCGGCGAAGGCCGCGGCGGTCTATCGCGCCCATGGCTATGCCCTGGTGCAGGTCTTCGTGCCGGTGCAGGAAGTGGTGGATGGCCGGGTGCGGCTGAACGTGGTGGAAGGCGCGCTGGGCCAAGTCAGCATCGACATCGCCCCCGCTGCGCCGATCCAGCAGGAGCGGGTGGCCAAGACGCTGGCGATCCTCACCCCGGGCAAGCCGCTCAACAACCGCGATTACGAGCGCGCGATGCTGCTGCTGTCGGACCTGCCGGGGATCAAGCCGCAGTCGGCCATCACCGTGGGTGCCGCTTCCGGCGCGTCGGATCTGACGGTGCAGGTGGGCGCCCGCGATCGGGTCAACTATGGCCTCGAGCTGGACAATTTCGGCACCCGCGATTCCGGTCGCCTGCGCTTGACCGGCAGCCTGCGCTGGGCCAGCCCGTTCGAGCGGGGCGACAACCTCGACCTGCGGGTGATGGCCGCCGAAGGCATGCATACGGCGTTCGGGCGGATTTCCTACGAAAGCCCGGTGGGCTACAGCGGACTGCGTCTCGGCGGCGGCCTCGCGCGGGTGCAGTACGAGTTGGGCGGGCCGTTTGCGGCCCTCCAGCCCACCGGCGTCGGCGAAGTGGCGGACTTGTCCTTCAGCTATCCGCTGATCCGCCAGCGCGGCACCAATCTGTTCCTGCGCGGCGGCTTCGACGACAAGCGTCTGACCGACCGTTTCGAGGCGGTGGGTTTCCGGACCCGCAAGCGCATCCACGGCGCCACCCTGGGCCTGTCGCTGGAACGCCGCGACCGCTGGGCCGGTGGTGGCTATACCAGCCTGAACGCGCAGGCCTACCACGGCCGGCTGGACATCCGCGATGCGATGGGCGAGCTGTTCGATCGCCCGCCGTTCGGCTACGGCACCGAGGGCAGCTTCAGCAAGTTCTCGCTGCAGTTCGCACGCCTGCAGTACCTGGCACCGAAGTTAAGCCTGTTCGTGGGCGGCGGAATGCAGCGCGCCAGCAAGAACCTCGACACCTACGAAAAGCTCTCACTGGGCGGACCGAAGGCGGTGCGCGCCTATGCCACCGGCGAGGTGCTGGTGGACGACGGCTGGCTGGCGACGATGGAGTTCCGCTTCGCACTGCGCCCTGAGATGACCCTGTTCGCGTTCATCGATGCCGCCCGCGGCGACCAGTTCCACGACCCGCGGCCGTTCGATGGCGATCTGTCGCGCAACCTGCGCGGCCATGGCCTGGGCTTCAACTGGAGCAAGCCGGGCAACGTCACCGTCAACCTGAGCGTGGCCTGGCGTGACACCGCCGCCGGCGTCACCGACGGCGGCGACCGTAATCCGCGGGTGTACTGGTCGATCCAGAAGGCGTTCTGA
- a CDS encoding OmpA family protein yields the protein MSMIHIVRGTLAVALLAGCGGAFAQDAQGAPAVDSIINSLKAENTEQAQGQTRALRPGAAAMATTAPAPVAKPAKAASINMQINFDFNSDRISGSSEQTMANLAKALVSPQLENRSFTVIGHTDAKGSAGYNKALSDRRAAAVRRYLVEHGVATTRLRAVGKGESQLLNAEDPEGAENRRVEILATGG from the coding sequence ATGAGCATGATCCATATTGTCCGCGGCACGCTGGCGGTGGCGTTGCTGGCCGGGTGCGGCGGGGCATTCGCCCAGGACGCGCAGGGCGCGCCGGCAGTGGACTCCATCATCAACAGCCTGAAGGCGGAGAACACCGAGCAGGCGCAGGGCCAGACCCGTGCGCTGCGCCCCGGTGCGGCCGCCATGGCCACCACCGCGCCCGCACCGGTGGCCAAACCGGCCAAGGCGGCCTCCATCAACATGCAGATCAATTTCGACTTCAACTCCGACCGGATTTCCGGCAGCTCCGAGCAGACCATGGCCAACCTGGCCAAGGCACTGGTGTCGCCGCAGCTTGAAAACCGCAGCTTCACCGTGATCGGCCACACCGACGCCAAGGGCTCCGCCGGCTACAACAAGGCCCTGTCGGATCGTCGTGCGGCCGCGGTCCGCCGCTATCTGGTGGAGCATGGCGTCGCGACCACCCGGCTGCGCGCGGTCGGCAAGGGCGAAAGCCAGCTGCTGAATGCCGAGGATCCGGAAGGCGCGGAAAACCGTCGCGTCGAGATCCTGGCCACCGGCGGCTGA
- a CDS encoding DUF4280 domain-containing protein, with the protein MPLHVVNGALLTCSFGMAPSALVVTPEKRVMSSMMPAATIMDFVPMKNIMPFAMCTTPSNPMVAAATSAAMGVLTPQPCIPVTTPWKPGAPTVLLGGIPALDNTCTSQCAWGGVITVSVPGQVKEMIP; encoded by the coding sequence ATGCCCCTCCATGTCGTCAACGGCGCCCTCCTGACCTGCTCGTTCGGGATGGCGCCATCCGCGCTGGTGGTGACGCCGGAGAAGCGGGTGATGTCGAGCATGATGCCGGCGGCCACGATCATGGACTTCGTGCCGATGAAGAACATCATGCCGTTTGCGATGTGCACAACGCCAAGCAATCCGATGGTGGCGGCAGCCACCTCTGCGGCCATGGGCGTGCTGACCCCGCAGCCCTGTATTCCGGTGACCACGCCCTGGAAGCCCGGGGCGCCGACCGTGCTGCTGGGTGGCATTCCCGCGTTGGACAACACCTGCACCAGCCAATGCGCCTGGGGTGGCGTGATCACGGTCAGTGTGCCGGGCCAGGTCAAGGAAATGATTCCCTAG
- the tssI gene encoding type VI secretion system tip protein TssI/VgrG, producing the protein MPTLSTSNRMYFLTLDGQQEDALLVEEMYGEEGVSQLFQLRLKLLSHESHFAPEALIGKSAILRIETWDTSHSGGERHWSGYVSRFAVTGSIPAADSNDSDAFCYECDIVPWFWFMTRNEDCRIFQNQSVADIIDTVFGEFGYSDYKLELAKTYPKLEYCTQFNESTYAFLCRLIEREGIYFYFRHDESSEARHILVFSDNKDHNPHLQPFQVPFHHEGHASGTDAISRLSSSQEVRTRAATLADWDYVKRAPLSENTPTLVTAGSEVELEIYRYPGGFAATSGAADTAIGKHLTDVLMESQESDHHLFHGQGQVRSLTPGYLFELEKHDLIDAFNAEYMVVSVQHHARNNLMVADGGAEYSNAFILQARHATYRPRQATPRARMHGPQTAIVTGPAGNEVHTDDLGRIKVRFPWDRKVAGRRTNTEDDKSSCWVRVAQLWAGAGYGTFFLPRVGMEVVVDFLDGDPDRPLVVGCVYNGPNQPPVAAADATRSTIKTLSSKGGGGFNELRFEDKKGSEEIFLHAQKDLQLRTGNCRTEAIGTSADLTIGKDRTESIGENAQLTIGQTQTVSVGTSRAVTAGQDDYLTVGANQHTNVGMNMSVTTGTNHHVNAGVNSALTAGVNIDLKAGVNLVAEAGVVISLKAGSNSIVLNPAGVFITGNLVMINSGGSPLSAQKAQKAEKADKPSKAKDAIQGNAGKVSNPAQQLQARALRNAAASAQPFCAECEAARAALEAL; encoded by the coding sequence ATGCCCACGCTCTCCACCAGCAACCGGATGTACTTCCTGACCCTGGACGGCCAGCAGGAGGATGCGCTGCTGGTCGAGGAAATGTACGGCGAGGAAGGCGTCTCGCAGCTGTTCCAGCTGCGCCTGAAACTGCTTTCCCACGAATCGCACTTCGCGCCCGAGGCACTCATCGGCAAGAGCGCCATCCTCCGCATCGAGACCTGGGATACAAGCCACAGTGGCGGGGAGCGCCACTGGAGCGGCTACGTCTCCCGGTTCGCGGTCACGGGCAGCATTCCCGCGGCCGACAGCAACGACAGCGACGCCTTCTGCTACGAATGCGACATCGTGCCGTGGTTCTGGTTCATGACCCGGAACGAGGACTGCCGTATTTTCCAGAACCAGTCGGTCGCCGACATCATCGACACGGTGTTCGGCGAATTCGGCTACAGCGACTACAAACTGGAACTGGCGAAGACCTACCCCAAGCTCGAGTACTGCACCCAGTTCAACGAAAGCACCTATGCCTTCCTGTGCCGCCTGATCGAGCGCGAAGGAATCTATTTCTACTTCCGCCACGACGAGTCCAGCGAAGCCCGGCACATCCTCGTCTTCAGCGACAACAAGGACCACAACCCGCACCTGCAACCGTTCCAGGTACCGTTCCACCACGAAGGGCACGCAAGCGGAACGGATGCCATCAGCAGGCTGTCGTCTAGCCAGGAGGTGCGCACGCGCGCGGCCACCCTGGCCGACTGGGACTACGTGAAGCGGGCGCCGCTCAGCGAGAACACACCCACTCTGGTGACTGCAGGCAGCGAGGTCGAGCTTGAGATCTACCGCTACCCGGGCGGTTTCGCCGCGACCAGCGGCGCTGCCGACACGGCCATCGGCAAGCACCTGACCGACGTGCTGATGGAATCGCAGGAGAGCGACCACCACCTCTTCCATGGCCAGGGCCAGGTGCGCTCGCTGACCCCAGGCTACCTGTTCGAGCTGGAGAAGCACGACCTCATCGATGCCTTCAACGCCGAGTACATGGTGGTGTCCGTGCAGCACCATGCCCGCAACAACCTGATGGTCGCCGATGGCGGTGCGGAGTACAGCAACGCCTTCATCCTGCAAGCCAGGCACGCCACCTACCGGCCACGGCAGGCCACGCCGCGCGCGCGGATGCATGGGCCGCAGACCGCGATCGTGACCGGGCCCGCCGGCAACGAGGTCCATACCGACGATCTGGGCAGGATCAAGGTGCGGTTTCCCTGGGACCGCAAGGTGGCAGGCCGCAGGACCAATACCGAGGACGACAAGTCCTCGTGCTGGGTGCGGGTGGCGCAGCTTTGGGCCGGCGCCGGCTATGGCACCTTCTTCCTGCCGCGGGTCGGCATGGAGGTCGTGGTGGACTTCCTCGACGGCGATCCCGACCGGCCGCTGGTGGTCGGCTGCGTCTACAACGGCCCCAATCAGCCGCCGGTGGCTGCTGCCGATGCCACCCGCTCCACCATCAAGACGCTGTCCTCCAAGGGCGGCGGCGGCTTCAACGAACTCCGCTTCGAGGACAAGAAAGGCAGCGAGGAAATCTTCCTGCACGCGCAGAAGGACCTGCAGCTGCGCACCGGCAACTGCCGTACCGAGGCCATCGGTACCAGCGCCGACCTGACCATCGGCAAGGACCGCACCGAAAGCATCGGCGAGAACGCCCAACTCACCATCGGCCAGACGCAGACCGTTTCCGTGGGCACCAGCCGCGCGGTCACCGCAGGCCAGGATGATTACCTCACCGTTGGCGCGAACCAGCACACCAACGTCGGGATGAACATGTCGGTCACAACCGGCACCAACCACCACGTGAATGCGGGGGTCAATTCGGCACTCACCGCCGGTGTGAACATCGACCTGAAGGCCGGCGTCAACCTGGTGGCGGAAGCCGGCGTGGTGATCAGCCTCAAGGCCGGCAGCAACTCCATCGTGCTGAACCCGGCGGGCGTGTTCATCACCGGCAATCTGGTGATGATCAATTCGGGAGGAAGCCCGCTGTCCGCGCAGAAGGCACAGAAGGCGGAAAAGGCGGACAAACCGAGCAAGGCCAAGGACGCCATCCAGGGCAACGCCGGCAAGGTGTCCAACCCGGCGCAACAGCTGCAGGCACGGGCCCTGCGCAACGCCGCTGCGAGCGCCCAGCCCTTCTGCGCTGAATGCGAGGCCGCGCGCGCGGCACTGGAAGCGCTCTGA
- a CDS encoding MBG domain-containing protein, translating to MNKTSCLQQRILRRRRLAIALAGAMAMPPALAQSLPDSGSVVSGAASIAPPSGSQLTITQTSKGAIIDWGSFSIGTGYGVTFDQQFGASSVTLNRVVGYGYGAGASTIDGSLSANGSVFIINPAGITFGGGSQVNVGALVASTMDISNANFDAGVASGSYQFEPMTDVDSQTVTLDPGADITTAAGGTVALIGRQVFNQGTITAPGGSVVFGSAENVTLDFEGDGLTMLTIQGPGIARPGSIACPSFPCPGPVLPTLVNSGTINADGGQILMRTAASSLGGGDILNVGTLRAQSLVSRNGRIELTTDGLVSLGYWSPSADAFTGELDVSGQAGANGGTVLVRASDFVMYNNDATPENPTDPGSAGSLINASGAVNGGVVDIVATNLAQVFSLSSILADGAGGRGGRVSLVGGTTELGARAQISANGSAGAGGRIEVSGSSGLSLFGLLSATGTSAGGIVNTSTLADAFDLRGLRVEAGSPGAAGTWTMSAPYVTVISGSEAGELDSAVGGTYLQDAEINHALSNGTSVVLRSASDVYIDDAQIQTDSGLNLLFAINANGSIGGTGFSIAGQGGRLDMRFNADDAGTSTGFAGISFGNASLDSNGGSILMYGQSDTSNGFASSYASGIRLDAVDLSTGGGNLLLRGASTGADAGSDDAGVLVTGGSLDVGSGGVRIVGEGAQLVSGVRIATGLLQAGAGGIDIRGLATGSGDGIVLSPYALTTSGGDIFLDGRGGGTGVSVSYANLDSGGGDIVVYGEGGAGNGVDLFGSIDSGGGRVSLDGISAQAVGLVFQAGYAGGILSAGGDIFLSGVGATGGSVLVGNGYGTTTIDSAGGAIDIFGSASGASAVGVTLSQLPVLAGVGDISVTGLSAAGTSIAFSTESSLTTTSGDISVAGVGFDNGLLLDGGVTLATDSGQLDLRGRGTAANASGLVIGNGVSIATASGGITLAGEGGSGAGVELGPNTLLGAGSGMVVLRAGNDGSSDAVRIGGAIRAGAGVNLRPGGVDLNGLAYDRIADGILLGSGSGFALDAAELAMIDAPELVIGSRQHAGAILVAQSTVRNGNLTLQNQGGSGGITLQAGVDVGGGTLALLSGGSIVQTASAPIRAHSLLAQAGGDVLLGLAQNDVASTTLAGQAGGDFQFQDATDLAVGSVAASGFDAAGGAMSGEGSSGINAGGDIQIRNLAGDLTLGAGMAATNIDLVIAGRLQNPANAGLSASGDWRIWASTWEGENRGGLGGSGDLPNLYNCAYLGACGVTVASGDNHFIYVQQPTATITVDSWSREYGLANPGFTYTVSGAVLGDLLANVVSGAPSTTAGTGSDVGQYPILGSFTSNAGYRIQILPGVLTITPATLLFTADAVTRYLGIPNPPLGGTVTGFRNGDTLESVFGTATVWSSPAGPLSPVGYYAINGGASAKNYVFAQAPSNATALQVIPLPNVDGRPVNLVHETVETYVYDRNLGTAPVCAINATLDDQPLASAGDALAMEWSKVRTRPNLTNCFESQRRNGCGDF from the coding sequence ATGAACAAGACCAGCTGCTTGCAGCAAAGGATCCTGCGCCGCCGCCGTTTGGCGATCGCCCTGGCGGGCGCGATGGCGATGCCGCCGGCGCTCGCGCAGAGCCTGCCGGACAGCGGCAGCGTGGTATCGGGAGCGGCGTCGATCGCGCCGCCCAGCGGCTCGCAGCTGACCATCACCCAGACCAGCAAAGGCGCCATCATCGACTGGGGCAGCTTCAGCATCGGCACAGGCTACGGCGTCACCTTCGACCAGCAGTTCGGTGCCTCCAGCGTGACCCTGAACCGGGTGGTGGGCTACGGCTACGGTGCCGGCGCGTCTACCATCGACGGCAGCCTGAGCGCCAACGGCAGCGTGTTCATCATCAATCCGGCCGGGATCACCTTCGGCGGCGGCTCGCAGGTGAACGTGGGCGCGCTGGTGGCCTCGACCATGGACATCAGCAACGCGAACTTCGATGCCGGCGTGGCCAGCGGCAGCTACCAGTTCGAGCCGATGACCGACGTGGACTCCCAGACCGTCACGCTGGACCCGGGGGCTGACATCACCACGGCGGCCGGCGGCACGGTGGCGCTGATCGGACGCCAGGTCTTCAACCAGGGCACCATCACTGCCCCCGGTGGCAGCGTTGTGTTCGGCTCGGCGGAAAACGTGACCCTGGACTTCGAGGGCGACGGCCTGACCATGCTGACCATTCAAGGCCCCGGCATCGCCAGGCCCGGGTCGATAGCCTGTCCGTCCTTCCCCTGCCCGGGTCCGGTGCTTCCGACGCTGGTCAACAGCGGCACTATCAATGCCGATGGTGGCCAGATCCTGATGCGCACGGCGGCGTCATCGCTCGGCGGTGGCGACATCCTCAACGTCGGCACGCTGCGCGCGCAGAGCCTCGTCAGCAGGAATGGCCGCATCGAACTGACCACCGATGGTCTGGTGTCGCTGGGCTACTGGTCGCCATCGGCTGACGCGTTCACCGGCGAGCTGGACGTCTCCGGTCAGGCCGGCGCCAATGGCGGCACCGTGCTGGTGCGGGCAAGCGATTTCGTGATGTACAACAACGACGCCACGCCGGAGAACCCTACAGATCCGGGGTCGGCAGGCAGTCTCATCAATGCCTCCGGCGCGGTGAATGGCGGCGTGGTGGACATCGTGGCGACCAACCTGGCGCAGGTCTTCTCGCTGTCCTCGATCCTGGCCGACGGCGCAGGCGGGCGGGGTGGGCGGGTTTCGCTGGTGGGTGGCACCACCGAGCTCGGCGCACGGGCGCAGATCAGTGCCAACGGCAGTGCCGGGGCGGGTGGCCGCATCGAGGTGTCGGGTAGCAGCGGACTGTCGCTTTTCGGATTGCTGTCGGCCACCGGTACCAGCGCAGGGGGCATCGTCAATACATCCACCCTGGCCGACGCTTTTGATCTGCGCGGCTTGCGGGTCGAAGCGGGATCGCCCGGTGCCGCCGGCACCTGGACCATGTCCGCCCCCTACGTGACGGTGATCAGTGGCAGCGAGGCCGGCGAGCTGGACAGCGCGGTCGGCGGCACCTATCTGCAGGACGCCGAGATCAACCATGCGCTGTCCAACGGCACCAGCGTGGTGCTGCGTTCCGCAAGCGACGTCTATATCGACGATGCCCAGATCCAGACCGACAGCGGGCTGAACCTGCTGTTCGCGATCAACGCCAACGGCAGCATCGGCGGCACGGGTTTTTCCATCGCAGGACAGGGTGGCCGGCTGGACATGCGCTTCAACGCCGATGACGCGGGGACCAGTACAGGGTTCGCCGGCATCTCCTTCGGCAACGCAAGCCTGGACAGCAACGGCGGCAGCATCCTGATGTACGGCCAGTCCGACACCTCCAACGGGTTTGCCAGCAGCTATGCCAGCGGCATCCGCCTGGATGCGGTCGACCTGTCCACCGGAGGCGGCAACCTGCTGCTGCGGGGTGCTTCCACCGGTGCCGATGCCGGCTCCGATGACGCCGGCGTACTGGTAACCGGCGGCAGCCTGGATGTCGGCAGCGGCGGTGTTCGCATCGTCGGCGAAGGTGCCCAGCTGGTGAGCGGCGTACGCATCGCCACCGGCTTGCTCCAGGCCGGTGCGGGTGGCATCGACATCCGCGGACTGGCCACCGGCAGCGGCGACGGCATCGTACTGTCGCCTTACGCGCTGACCACAAGCGGCGGCGATATTTTCCTGGACGGGCGCGGCGGTGGTACCGGGGTGTCCGTGTCCTATGCCAATCTCGATAGTGGCGGTGGCGACATCGTCGTGTATGGCGAGGGTGGCGCCGGCAACGGCGTGGACCTGTTCGGCTCGATCGACAGCGGTGGCGGGCGCGTGTCGCTGGACGGCATCAGCGCGCAGGCGGTGGGTCTGGTGTTCCAGGCTGGCTACGCGGGCGGCATCCTCAGCGCCGGCGGCGACATTTTCCTGTCCGGCGTGGGTGCAACCGGCGGCTCCGTGTTGGTAGGTAACGGTTACGGCACGACCACCATCGACAGTGCCGGCGGGGCGATCGACATTTTCGGCAGCGCCTCGGGGGCATCGGCAGTGGGCGTCACGCTGTCGCAGTTGCCGGTGCTGGCGGGCGTCGGCGATATCAGCGTGACGGGCCTGTCCGCTGCCGGCACCAGCATCGCGTTCTCCACCGAGAGCAGCCTGACCACCACCTCGGGCGACATCAGCGTAGCCGGCGTGGGCTTCGACAATGGCCTGCTGCTTGACGGGGGCGTGACGCTGGCCACCGACAGCGGCCAGCTCGACCTGCGCGGACGCGGGACGGCAGCCAATGCAAGCGGGCTGGTGATCGGCAATGGCGTGAGTATCGCCACCGCCAGCGGCGGGATCACGCTGGCGGGAGAGGGTGGTAGCGGCGCCGGCGTCGAACTGGGCCCGAACACGTTGCTGGGTGCCGGCAGCGGGATGGTCGTGCTGCGCGCCGGCAACGATGGCAGCAGCGATGCGGTCCGCATCGGTGGTGCGATCCGCGCCGGGGCCGGTGTCAACCTGCGGCCGGGGGGCGTGGACCTGAACGGGCTGGCCTACGATCGCATCGCCGATGGCATCCTTCTGGGAAGTGGCAGCGGATTCGCGCTGGATGCCGCCGAGCTGGCGATGATCGACGCACCGGAGCTGGTCATCGGCAGCCGCCAGCATGCCGGTGCGATCCTGGTAGCCCAGAGCACCGTCCGCAATGGCAACCTGACTTTGCAGAACCAGGGTGGCAGCGGTGGTATCACCCTGCAGGCCGGCGTGGATGTCGGCGGCGGGACACTGGCCCTGCTCAGCGGCGGCAGCATCGTGCAGACCGCCTCCGCGCCGATCCGCGCGCACAGCCTGCTGGCGCAGGCCGGCGGTGACGTGCTGCTGGGGCTGGCGCAGAACGACGTCGCCAGCACCACCCTGGCCGGGCAGGCCGGCGGCGACTTCCAGTTCCAGGACGCCACCGATCTGGCCGTCGGCAGCGTGGCGGCCAGCGGCTTCGATGCCGCGGGTGGCGCGATGTCGGGCGAGGGCAGCAGCGGCATCAACGCCGGCGGCGATATCCAGATCCGCAATCTCGCGGGCGACCTGACCCTGGGTGCGGGGATGGCCGCGACCAACATCGATCTGGTGATCGCCGGCCGGTTGCAGAACCCGGCGAATGCCGGACTCTCCGCCAGCGGCGACTGGCGGATCTGGGCCAGTACGTGGGAGGGCGAAAACCGCGGAGGCCTGGGGGGCAGCGGCGACCTGCCCAACCTGTACAACTGCGCCTACCTGGGCGCCTGTGGTGTCACCGTCGCCAGCGGCGACAACCACTTCATCTATGTCCAGCAGCCCACCGCCACCATCACCGTGGACAGCTGGTCGCGCGAATACGGTCTGGCCAATCCCGGCTTCACTTACACGGTTTCCGGCGCGGTGCTGGGAGACCTGCTGGCGAACGTGGTCAGCGGCGCGCCGAGCACCACCGCAGGGACCGGCAGCGATGTCGGGCAGTACCCGATCCTGGGTAGTTTCACCTCGAACGCGGGCTACCGGATCCAGATCCTGCCCGGCGTCCTGACCATCACTCCGGCGACCCTGCTGTTCACCGCGGACGCAGTGACGCGCTATCTCGGCATACCCAACCCGCCGCTGGGCGGCACGGTGACCGGTTTCCGCAATGGCGACACGCTGGAGAGCGTGTTCGGTACCGCCACGGTATGGAGTTCCCCCGCAGGCCCGCTGTCGCCGGTCGGCTACTACGCGATCAACGGTGGCGCCAGCGCAAAGAACTACGTGTTCGCCCAGGCGCCATCCAACGCCACCGCGTTGCAGGTCATCCCGTTGCCGAACGTGGACGGCCGGCCGGTCAACCTGGTCCACGAGACGGTGGAGACCTATGTCTACGACCGCAACCTCGGCACCGCGCCGGTCTGCGCCATCAACGCAACGCTGGATGATCAGCCGCTGGCCTCGGCAGGTGACGCGCTGGCGATGGAATGGTCGAAGGTGCGTACCCGGCCGAACCTCACCAATTGTTTCGAAAGCCAGCGCCGCAACGGCTGCGGCGACTTCTGA